One genomic segment of uncultured Tolumonas sp. includes these proteins:
- the murJ gene encoding murein biosynthesis integral membrane protein MurJ, with product MSKKLIKSGLMVTTATFASRILGLVRDIAIAHLLGAGVASDVFFFANRIPNYLRRLFADGAFNQAFVPVMMEYREKGDKVAVRELLSAASGTLGLVITIVTVIGVLGSTVISALFGWGWFMAWWHNEPGADKFELASLLLKITFPYLWFVTFTAMSGAVLNTYGRFGVSSFTPTFLNIVLIATAWWVAPGMEHPEIALAVGTFIGGLVQLLYQIPYLHKMGFIVKPTWAWHHPGVVKIRTLMLPAIFGVSVSQINLMFNTMLASFLATGSISYLYYSDRLLEFPLGMFAVAISTVILPSLSKRHVDADPLRFSQTMDWGVRMVLFLGLPAMAGIMVLREPILRVLFMRGEFGAHEVGMAGGSLLASASGLLSLMLARVLAPGFHARQDTKTPVRYGMHSMASNMIFNAMLIYPLGYIGLALSTALSGTVNAISLFQGLYRRHIYRPGKDTAIFVIRLALATLLMAAALIWLSAPLSSWTAWSQWRSIWELTKLIGIALITYGLGMGLVGLRPHHFKTVTEG from the coding sequence TTGAGCAAGAAGTTAATAAAATCTGGTCTAATGGTGACTACGGCGACCTTTGCCTCGCGTATTTTGGGCTTAGTTCGGGATATTGCCATCGCCCATCTGCTAGGGGCTGGCGTTGCGTCAGACGTGTTTTTCTTTGCCAATCGCATTCCTAATTATTTACGTCGTTTGTTTGCCGATGGCGCTTTTAATCAGGCGTTTGTGCCAGTAATGATGGAATACAGGGAAAAAGGGGATAAGGTCGCCGTCAGAGAGCTATTAAGTGCTGCGTCAGGCACATTGGGGTTAGTGATCACCATTGTTACTGTTATTGGTGTTTTAGGGTCAACGGTCATCTCAGCTTTATTTGGCTGGGGTTGGTTTATGGCCTGGTGGCACAATGAACCGGGGGCCGACAAATTTGAGTTGGCTAGCCTGCTGTTGAAGATCACATTTCCCTATCTCTGGTTTGTGACTTTTACTGCTATGTCAGGTGCAGTGCTGAACACCTATGGCCGGTTTGGTGTTTCATCATTTACACCCACCTTTTTAAATATTGTGTTGATTGCTACCGCGTGGTGGGTTGCACCGGGGATGGAACACCCGGAAATTGCGTTGGCAGTTGGTACCTTTATTGGTGGTTTGGTGCAGTTGCTGTATCAGATCCCTTATCTGCATAAGATGGGCTTTATCGTCAAACCGACCTGGGCCTGGCATCATCCTGGCGTAGTTAAGATCCGAACTCTCATGCTGCCGGCTATTTTTGGGGTTTCGGTGAGTCAGATCAATTTGATGTTTAACACCATGTTGGCTTCTTTTCTGGCTACCGGTTCGATCAGTTATCTTTATTATTCCGATCGTTTGCTGGAGTTTCCGCTGGGCATGTTTGCGGTTGCGATCAGTACGGTAATTTTACCATCGCTGTCAAAACGGCATGTGGATGCGGATCCACTGCGTTTTTCTCAGACCATGGACTGGGGCGTGAGGATGGTGCTCTTTTTAGGATTACCGGCGATGGCTGGTATTATGGTGTTGCGTGAACCGATTTTGCGTGTGTTGTTTATGCGTGGTGAGTTTGGCGCCCATGAAGTCGGTATGGCGGGTGGTAGTTTGCTGGCCTCGGCATCGGGTTTGTTATCACTGATGTTAGCCCGCGTGTTAGCGCCTGGCTTTCATGCCAGACAAGATACTAAAACTCCAGTACGTTATGGCATGCATTCCATGGCATCGAATATGATCTTTAATGCGATGTTAATTTATCCGTTGGGTTATATCGGCCTAGCCCTGTCTACGGCATTATCTGGCACCGTGAATGCCATTTCACTGTTTCAAGGTCTGTATCGTCGCCACATTTACCGTCCCGGCAAAGATACGGCTATTTTTGTTATCCGCTTGGCCTTGGCTACATTGTTGATGGCAGCAGCATTAATTTGGTTGAGTGCGCCACTGTCCAGCTGGACAGCTTGGTCACAATGGCGTTCCATTTGGGAATTAACGAAACTTATCGGTATTGCTTTAATCACGTATGGTTTGGGAATGGGATTGGTTGGTTTACGGCCTCATCATTTCAAAACCGTGACAGAGGGCTGA
- a CDS encoding metalloregulator ArsR/SmtB family transcription factor, which translates to MTIEEMELGADQAVSLLKAMANRHRLIILCCLQGGELSVGEMNQKIGLSQSALSQHLALLRRDNLVKTRKEAQTVYYSLSSPEVEAIIATLHSLYCAS; encoded by the coding sequence ATGACCATCGAAGAAATGGAACTTGGCGCCGATCAGGCGGTGTCATTATTGAAAGCGATGGCCAACCGGCATCGACTGATCATCTTGTGTTGTCTGCAGGGTGGTGAATTATCAGTTGGTGAAATGAATCAGAAAATTGGTCTCAGTCAGTCGGCTTTATCACAACACCTTGCTTTATTGCGTCGGGATAATTTGGTGAAAACCCGGAAGGAAGCTCAGACAGTTTATTATTCGCTGAGTAGCCCAGAGGTCGAGGCAATCATCGCCACGTTACACAGTTTATATTGTGCCTCGTAA
- the nhaA gene encoding Na+/H+ antiporter NhaA yields the protein MVSLVKRFLHLEAASGVILFCAAILALLMVNSPWQSFYHAFLELPLQLRIGELDLHKPLLLWINDGLMAIFFLLVGMEIKREMQEGSLSSLRQASLPVIAAIGGMVFPALLYWLVIREHTELTSGWAIPMATDIAFALGVLSLLGSRIPTALKVFLLALAIIDDLGAIMVIALVYTEELHLLPLAIAAGLSVMLLIANRMRVMHLGVYLLLGAFLWVAVLKSGIHATIAGVILGFAIPHRRAHPDTPLRRLEHQLHPWSSYFILPLFAFANAGLSFDNLSWSDLGSGLPLAIIIGLLVGKPLGVLLTCWSAVKGGLAVLPNNVSWRQLSGLAVLCGIGFTMSIFIAGLAFDTTGTHFELARFGILLGSLLAAVFGYSLLCRTVRTGLIKEQ from the coding sequence ATGGTCAGTTTAGTAAAGCGATTTCTGCATCTGGAGGCAGCCAGTGGCGTTATTTTATTCTGTGCTGCCATTTTAGCGTTGTTGATGGTGAATTCGCCTTGGCAGTCTTTTTACCACGCCTTCTTGGAATTACCGTTACAACTACGGATTGGCGAGCTGGATCTGCATAAACCATTATTACTGTGGATCAATGATGGTTTGATGGCCATTTTTTTCCTGCTGGTTGGTATGGAAATAAAGCGTGAAATGCAGGAAGGGTCACTTTCCAGCTTACGTCAAGCCAGCTTGCCGGTTATTGCTGCCATTGGTGGCATGGTTTTTCCGGCATTATTGTACTGGTTGGTTATCCGCGAGCATACGGAACTGACCTCGGGTTGGGCTATTCCGATGGCCACTGACATTGCCTTTGCATTAGGTGTCTTGTCATTGCTCGGTTCGCGTATTCCAACGGCGTTGAAAGTATTCTTGCTCGCGTTAGCCATTATTGATGATCTAGGTGCGATCATGGTAATAGCACTAGTTTATACAGAAGAATTACATCTGTTACCGTTAGCGATTGCTGCCGGATTGAGCGTTATGTTGCTGATAGCAAACCGGATGCGGGTCATGCATTTGGGCGTTTATCTGTTATTAGGTGCTTTTTTATGGGTGGCAGTGCTGAAGTCGGGTATTCATGCCACCATAGCGGGCGTGATTTTAGGCTTTGCCATTCCACATCGTCGCGCTCATCCTGATACACCATTGCGCCGGTTAGAACATCAGCTGCATCCTTGGAGTAGCTATTTTATATTGCCCTTGTTTGCCTTTGCGAACGCCGGATTATCCTTTGATAACTTATCCTGGTCTGATCTGGGCAGTGGATTGCCACTGGCCATTATTATCGGATTACTGGTTGGTAAACCACTGGGTGTCTTGCTGACATGCTGGAGTGCAGTAAAAGGTGGTTTGGCCGTGTTACCTAACAATGTCAGTTGGCGTCAGTTATCTGGGTTAGCTGTGCTGTGTGGTATTGGTTTTACCATGTCAATTTTTATTGCCGGGCTGGCGTTTGATACAACTGGGACACATTTTGAACTGGCCCGCTTTGGTATCTTGCTGGGCTCATTGCTAGCCGCTGTTTTCGGATATAGTTTGTTGTGTCGTACTGTGCGTACGGGGCTGATTAAGGAGCAATAG
- the rpsT gene encoding 30S ribosomal protein S20: MANIKSAKKRAIQAEKARKHNASRRSMTRTFIKKVVAAIASGDKAVAQAAFAAAQPILDRMATKGLIHKNKAARHKSRLTAQIHAMQ; this comes from the coding sequence TTGGCTAACATTAAATCTGCTAAGAAGCGCGCTATCCAGGCAGAGAAAGCCCGCAAGCACAACGCCAGCCGTCGTTCCATGACTCGTACTTTCATCAAGAAAGTAGTAGCAGCGATCGCATCTGGTGATAAAGCTGTTGCTCAGGCTGCTTTCGCGGCTGCACAGCCAATTCTGGATCGCATGGCGACCAAAGGCCTGATCCACAAGAATAAGGCTGCTCGTCATAAATCTCGTCTGACTGCGCAAATTCACGCAATGCAATAA
- the ptsP gene encoding phosphoenolpyruvate--protein phosphotransferase, with amino-acid sequence MLTTLRQIVESVTAAPSLSEAMRILVQQTRAAMHVDCCSVYISETQRQRYRLVATDGLSLDAVGKAVLPFNEGLVGLVGRREELINLADAPAHPSFKYLPEVGEDEFKTFLGVPIMHQRNVLGVLVVQQAISRQFTELDESFLVTLAAQLAVRIAHAELKGLISSSSGNHRAVHGIGVSSGMAIAKAWVWQPKMALSQVNLKHSDEPELQVELLNQAVLQVQMDLDALAMRFQDAVQVDSQSIFDIYQHILADPNFIFQIEQEITENQWNATSAVRQVSERLIEQFSAMSDPYLRERALDIRDVAQRLLSSLAHSHMEQFDFQEPVILLAEEVTATLLAEIPKDRLAGVVSMRGAVNSHAAILARTMSVPAVMGLELPLQELDGQELIIDGANGDVIIQPSGAVLAEYEQLILQAKAFDDLVAKEALLPSETQDGCPVSVLLNAGLSLDVDSCLMDCSDGVGLYRTEIPFMLHDSFPSEQEQATRYRAILEQYNGRQVCMRTLDVGGDKPLPYFPISEENPFLGWRGIRITLDHPELFLAQLKAMLRASEHNDNLAIMLPMISSVSEVQAARRLLDQAWLEVSDELRARGSAIRYPSLGAMIEVPAAIYLLPDLAPYVDFWSVGTNDLTQYLLAVDRNNARVADMYDGLHPAVLRALQQIIQVANQQAKPVSVCGELAGDSIGVLILLAMGYRRFSMNLNNIAKVKYLLRRVRTDALTPLLEQAIQLSDSAQIRKIFTNYLESLGLQSFINKKA; translated from the coding sequence GTGCTGACAACATTGCGGCAAATTGTGGAAAGTGTAACGGCTGCGCCATCGTTATCGGAAGCGATGCGTATACTGGTACAGCAAACCCGTGCTGCTATGCATGTTGATTGTTGCTCGGTCTATATTTCTGAAACCCAGCGCCAACGTTATCGCTTGGTTGCCACCGATGGTCTTTCTCTGGATGCGGTTGGGAAAGCCGTGTTGCCATTTAACGAAGGACTGGTTGGCTTAGTTGGTCGTCGTGAAGAGTTAATTAATCTGGCAGATGCTCCTGCTCACCCGAGCTTTAAATACTTACCAGAAGTTGGTGAAGACGAGTTCAAAACGTTTCTAGGCGTGCCCATTATGCATCAGCGTAATGTGCTGGGTGTATTGGTGGTGCAGCAGGCGATCTCCCGCCAGTTTACTGAGCTTGATGAGTCTTTTCTTGTAACATTGGCGGCCCAGTTAGCGGTACGCATTGCCCACGCCGAATTGAAAGGGCTGATCAGTTCTTCTTCCGGCAATCATCGTGCGGTTCACGGGATTGGCGTCTCTTCCGGCATGGCGATTGCGAAAGCTTGGGTATGGCAGCCGAAAATGGCGTTATCTCAGGTTAATCTTAAACACAGCGATGAACCCGAACTACAGGTGGAACTGCTGAATCAGGCAGTGTTGCAGGTGCAGATGGATTTGGATGCGCTGGCCATGCGTTTTCAAGATGCAGTGCAGGTTGATTCCCAGTCTATTTTTGATATTTATCAGCACATTCTGGCTGATCCTAATTTCATTTTTCAGATTGAACAGGAAATCACAGAGAATCAGTGGAACGCGACCTCCGCTGTGCGCCAAGTCAGTGAACGCTTGATCGAACAATTTTCCGCTATGAGCGATCCTTACCTGCGTGAACGGGCGCTTGATATTCGCGATGTCGCCCAGCGGTTGTTGAGTAGTTTGGCTCACAGCCATATGGAGCAGTTCGATTTTCAAGAGCCGGTTATTCTGCTGGCAGAGGAAGTCACTGCGACATTACTGGCAGAGATCCCGAAAGATCGTTTGGCTGGTGTGGTTTCTATGCGTGGTGCGGTCAACTCTCATGCGGCTATTTTGGCCAGAACCATGAGTGTGCCCGCAGTTATGGGGCTGGAGCTGCCACTACAAGAGTTAGATGGGCAGGAGTTGATTATCGATGGCGCCAACGGCGATGTCATTATTCAACCGAGTGGCGCTGTTCTGGCGGAATATGAGCAGCTGATCCTGCAAGCGAAAGCGTTTGATGACTTGGTCGCGAAAGAAGCGTTATTACCCTCAGAAACGCAAGATGGTTGCCCAGTTTCAGTATTGCTGAATGCCGGTTTAAGTCTGGATGTTGATAGCTGTTTGATGGATTGTTCTGACGGTGTTGGATTATACCGCACTGAAATCCCATTTATGCTGCATGACAGTTTCCCGTCAGAACAAGAACAGGCGACGCGCTATCGAGCTATTCTTGAGCAGTACAACGGTCGTCAAGTTTGCATGCGTACGTTGGATGTTGGTGGTGATAAACCGCTACCGTATTTCCCAATTAGCGAAGAGAATCCGTTTCTTGGCTGGCGTGGTATTCGTATTACACTCGATCATCCTGAGTTATTTCTGGCGCAGTTGAAAGCGATGTTACGTGCCAGCGAGCACAATGATAATTTGGCAATCATGTTGCCGATGATCTCCAGTGTCAGCGAAGTACAAGCAGCGCGACGTTTGCTTGATCAGGCTTGGCTGGAAGTTTCTGATGAACTCCGAGCACGCGGCAGTGCGATCCGTTACCCAAGCTTAGGGGCCATGATTGAAGTACCCGCCGCAATTTATCTATTGCCCGATTTAGCACCGTATGTTGATTTTTGGTCGGTCGGTACGAATGATCTGACACAATACTTACTGGCGGTCGATCGGAATAATGCGCGGGTAGCCGACATGTATGATGGGTTACATCCTGCAGTTTTACGGGCTTTACAACAGATCATTCAGGTTGCTAACCAACAAGCCAAACCGGTATCAGTCTGTGGTGAGTTAGCCGGTGATTCAATCGGAGTGCTGATTTTACTGGCGATGGGTTACCGTCGTTTCAGTATGAATTTGAATAACATTGCTAAGGTGAAATATTTACTGCGCCGTGTACGGACTGATGCACTGACACCGTTACTGGAGCAGGCTATTCAATTGAGCGATTCGGCTCAGATCAGAAAAATATTTACCAACTATCTGGAATCGTTAGGTTTGCAGAGCTTTATTAATAAAAAAGCGTAA
- the nhaR gene encoding transcriptional activator NhaR: MFHLNYNHLYYFWMTQKKGSVTQAAEALYLTPQTITGQIRQLENRLGGRLFKRKGRNIEATELGQLVFRYADKMFSLSYEMLEVVTFRKENESSFNVGIADVLSKRIASKVLLAALPVDSAVHLRCLESTHEMLLEQLREHKLDMILSDCPLDSTQHPDLLSKKLGECGVSFFCQAPLPEKPFPECLMERKLLIPARITAMGRQLTRWFDEQGLAPQIFGEFDDAALMKAFGLFNQGIFVAPTLYQEEFLDGQSVTLLGQTDELKEEYYAIFAERMIQHPAVKRLCESDFSALFAGLEQ; this comes from the coding sequence GTGTTTCATCTTAATTACAATCATCTGTATTACTTTTGGATGACGCAGAAAAAAGGTTCCGTGACACAGGCTGCCGAAGCGCTCTATCTCACCCCGCAGACTATCACAGGCCAGATCCGTCAGTTGGAAAATCGTTTGGGTGGTCGTTTATTCAAACGGAAAGGCCGGAATATTGAAGCAACCGAATTAGGACAATTGGTGTTTCGTTATGCCGATAAAATGTTTTCGCTGTCTTATGAAATGCTTGAGGTGGTGACATTCCGAAAAGAGAATGAAAGTTCTTTTAACGTTGGGATAGCCGATGTGCTATCAAAACGGATCGCTTCAAAAGTATTACTCGCTGCATTACCGGTCGATAGTGCCGTGCATCTGCGTTGCCTTGAATCAACACATGAAATGTTGTTGGAGCAATTGCGTGAACATAAGCTGGACATGATCTTGTCTGATTGCCCTTTAGATTCGACACAGCATCCCGATTTGTTGTCGAAAAAGCTGGGCGAGTGTGGTGTGAGTTTTTTCTGTCAGGCGCCGTTACCGGAAAAGCCATTTCCGGAGTGTTTGATGGAAAGAAAATTGCTCATTCCTGCTCGCATAACCGCAATGGGACGGCAACTGACGCGATGGTTTGATGAACAAGGTCTGGCACCACAGATTTTTGGTGAATTTGATGACGCCGCGTTGATGAAGGCGTTTGGCCTGTTCAACCAAGGGATTTTTGTGGCACCCACTCTTTATCAGGAAGAGTTTCTGGATGGTCAGTCTGTGACGTTATTAGGCCAGACGGATGAGTTAAAAGAAGAATATTATGCTATTTTTGCGGAAAGGATGATCCAACATCCTGCGGTTAAACGACTCTGTGAAAGTGATTTTTCAGCATTATTTGCTGGACTTGAGCAGTAA
- the rppH gene encoding RNA pyrophosphohydrolase, whose product MIDGDGFRPNVGIVICNRNGQVLWARRYGQHSWQFPQGGVDDGETPEQAMFRELYEEIGLKQDDVTILATSRNWLKYRLPKRLIRWESKPVCIGQKQKWFLLRLDASKEASIQFGCHGQPEFDDWRWVSYWYPVRQVVSFKREVYRRVMKEFATIAMPYTAPVAKKDPKRKAYR is encoded by the coding sequence GTGATTGATGGCGATGGTTTCCGCCCGAATGTAGGAATTGTGATCTGCAATCGCAATGGACAAGTGTTATGGGCTCGTCGCTATGGACAACATTCCTGGCAGTTTCCTCAAGGTGGTGTTGATGATGGGGAAACTCCGGAACAGGCAATGTTTCGCGAGTTGTACGAGGAAATAGGGCTGAAGCAGGATGATGTAACTATCCTCGCGACTAGCCGTAATTGGCTGAAATATCGGCTGCCAAAGCGTTTGATTCGTTGGGAAAGCAAGCCGGTCTGCATCGGACAAAAACAGAAATGGTTTTTATTGCGTTTAGATGCCTCTAAAGAGGCAAGTATTCAATTTGGTTGTCATGGTCAGCCGGAATTTGATGATTGGCGCTGGGTGAGTTATTGGTATCCTGTCAGACAGGTTGTGTCATTCAAGCGTGAAGTTTATCGCCGGGTGATGAAAGAGTTCGCAACCATTGCGATGCCTTATACGGCGCCGGTAGCTAAAAAAGATCCGAAAAGAAAAGCGTATCGATAG
- the ribF gene encoding bifunctional riboflavin kinase/FAD synthetase codes for MELIRGIHNLRSEHVGCVLTIGNFDGVHRGHQAVLSRLQEQATLLGLPSCVMVFEPQPLEFFAGDKAPARLSRLRDKYEAIAALNIDRLLCVKFDHAFAELTAAEFIEQILVRKLAVRFLVIGDDFRFGLQRRGDFALLVEAGRQYGFQVLSTDTLLHDQQRVSSTLLREALREGRLEDVTHMLGHPYTITGRVAHGAKLGRTIGFPTANIHLKRLVVPVQGVYAVQVLIADAIHFGVANIGFRPTVNGTRSQLEVHIFDFKGDLYGKQLQIQVCHKLRDEQKFPSFSALQTQITMDARQARQWFGLPVTHVEPDGI; via the coding sequence ATGGAATTGATCCGCGGTATTCACAATCTCCGTTCTGAACATGTCGGTTGTGTGCTCACAATTGGCAACTTTGACGGTGTGCACCGGGGTCATCAAGCCGTGTTGAGTCGATTACAGGAACAGGCAACCCTGTTAGGGTTGCCATCCTGTGTGATGGTTTTTGAGCCACAACCGCTGGAGTTTTTTGCCGGCGATAAAGCACCGGCACGCCTGAGCCGCTTGCGGGATAAATACGAAGCGATTGCGGCGTTAAATATTGATCGGCTGTTATGCGTTAAATTCGATCATGCGTTTGCTGAGCTAACGGCCGCTGAGTTTATTGAGCAGATATTAGTACGCAAATTAGCGGTGCGGTTTCTGGTCATTGGCGATGATTTTCGTTTTGGCTTACAGCGCCGGGGCGATTTTGCGTTATTGGTGGAAGCAGGCAGGCAGTATGGCTTTCAGGTATTAAGTACCGATACCTTACTGCATGATCAGCAAAGAGTGAGCAGCACCTTACTCCGTGAAGCACTACGGGAAGGCCGGCTGGAGGATGTTACCCATATGTTGGGGCATCCTTACACTATTACTGGGCGCGTTGCCCATGGCGCTAAATTAGGCCGGACGATCGGCTTTCCCACCGCCAACATTCATCTGAAACGTTTGGTAGTGCCAGTGCAAGGGGTGTACGCCGTTCAGGTGTTGATTGCGGATGCGATCCATTTTGGGGTGGCGAATATCGGTTTTCGTCCGACGGTGAACGGCACTCGTTCACAGTTAGAAGTACATATTTTTGATTTTAAAGGCGATTTGTATGGTAAACAGCTACAAATCCAAGTTTGCCACAAATTACGGGACGAACAGAAATTTCCTTCGTTTTCCGCATTACAAACACAGATAACAATGGATGCCCGCCAAGCCAGACAATGGTTTGGTTTGCCGGTTACCCATGTTGAACCTGATGGAATTTAG
- a CDS encoding thymidylate synthase, protein MKQYLDLCQRIINDGVWVENKRTDKRCLTVINADLTYDVKNNQFPIITTRKSFWKAAIAELLGYIRGYDNAADFRALGTKSWDANANENAAWLNNPARKGHDDMGRVYGVQGRHWKKHDGSELDQLAKIVHNLSNGIDDRGEILTFHNPGEFELGCLRPCMHTHTFSLLGDTLYLTSYQRSCDVPLGLNFNQIQVFTLLALMAQITGKTPGQAYHKIINAHIYEDQVELMRDVQLKREPYPSPKLEINPDIKSLKDLETWVTLDDFNVVGYQHHDAIKYPFSV, encoded by the coding sequence ATGAAGCAATATTTAGATCTTTGCCAGCGCATCATCAACGACGGTGTATGGGTTGAGAACAAACGAACTGACAAACGCTGCCTGACCGTGATCAATGCAGACTTAACTTATGATGTGAAAAATAACCAATTTCCTATCATCACCACACGCAAAAGCTTTTGGAAAGCCGCTATCGCAGAACTGCTGGGCTACATTCGCGGTTATGATAATGCCGCCGACTTCCGTGCTTTAGGTACCAAATCATGGGACGCCAACGCCAATGAAAATGCAGCATGGCTGAACAACCCGGCTCGCAAAGGCCATGATGACATGGGGCGGGTTTACGGAGTTCAAGGTCGTCACTGGAAAAAACATGATGGCTCTGAATTAGATCAACTGGCGAAGATTGTTCACAATTTATCCAATGGGATTGACGACCGCGGCGAGATCCTGACCTTTCACAATCCGGGGGAGTTTGAGCTAGGTTGTTTGCGTCCTTGTATGCACACACACACTTTTTCACTGTTAGGTGACACCTTATATCTGACGAGCTATCAACGCTCGTGTGATGTGCCACTCGGGTTGAATTTCAATCAAATTCAGGTATTTACATTATTGGCATTGATGGCGCAGATCACCGGCAAGACGCCTGGGCAGGCCTATCATAAGATCATCAATGCCCACATCTATGAAGACCAAGTGGAATTGATGCGCGATGTGCAATTAAAACGGGAACCCTACCCATCACCTAAACTTGAAATTAATCCGGATATTAAGAGCTTAAAAGACCTAGAGACTTGGGTAACCTTGGATGATTTTAATGTGGTTGGCTATCAACACCACGATGCGATCAAATACCCATTTTCGGTTTAG